Proteins from a genomic interval of Lelliottia amnigena:
- the amyA gene encoding alpha-amylase, with protein sequence MKNPTLLQCFHWYYPTGGELWPEVTALAPNLNEIGINMIWLPPAYKGASGGYSVGYDSYDLFDLGEFDQKGSIATKYGDKAQLLEAIAALKSNDIAVLLDVVVNHKMGADEKEPIRVQRVNEQDRTQIDEEIIECEAWTRYTFPVRGGQYSQFVWDFKCFSGIDHIENPNEDSIFKIVNDYTGEGWNDQVDNEMGNFDYLMGENIDFRNHAVTEEIKYWARWVMEQTQCDGFRLDAVKHIPAWFYKEWIEHVQEVAPNPLFIVAEYWSHEVDKLQQYIEQVEGKTMLFDAPLQMKFHEASRQGRDYDMSQIFTGTLVEADPFHAVTLVANHDTQPLQALEAPVESWFKPLAYALILLRENGVPSVFYPDLFGANYEDTGGDGETYPIEMPIIEQLHELILARQRFAHGVQTLYFDHPNCIAFSRSGTDEEPGCVVVLSNGDEGEKAICLGENYGNKSWRDFLGNREETVTTAADGEGTFTCNGGSVSIWVMEDVL encoded by the coding sequence ATGAAAAATCCCACGCTATTACAATGTTTTCACTGGTACTACCCCACCGGCGGTGAATTGTGGCCGGAAGTGACGGCCCTGGCTCCCAATCTTAACGAAATCGGCATCAACATGATTTGGCTGCCCCCCGCCTATAAAGGTGCATCGGGTGGTTATTCTGTTGGCTACGACTCGTACGATTTATTCGACCTCGGTGAATTTGATCAAAAAGGCTCTATTGCCACCAAATATGGTGATAAGGCCCAATTGCTTGAAGCCATCGCGGCGTTAAAAAGTAATGACATTGCGGTGCTGCTGGACGTGGTGGTGAACCACAAAATGGGTGCGGATGAAAAAGAGCCCATCCGTGTGCAGCGCGTCAATGAGCAGGACCGCACCCAGATCGATGAAGAAATCATCGAATGCGAAGCCTGGACCCGCTACACCTTCCCTGTCCGCGGTGGACAATATTCTCAGTTTGTCTGGGATTTCAAATGCTTTAGCGGCATTGATCATATCGAAAACCCGAACGAGGACAGCATCTTCAAGATCGTCAATGATTACACCGGCGAAGGCTGGAACGATCAGGTCGATAACGAGATGGGGAATTTCGACTATTTGATGGGCGAAAATATCGATTTTCGCAATCATGCCGTGACGGAAGAGATCAAATACTGGGCACGTTGGGTCATGGAACAGACCCAGTGCGACGGTTTTCGACTCGATGCAGTCAAACATATCCCCGCCTGGTTCTACAAAGAGTGGATCGAACACGTCCAGGAAGTCGCGCCAAACCCGCTGTTTATCGTGGCCGAATACTGGTCCCATGAAGTCGACAAATTGCAGCAGTACATTGAGCAAGTTGAAGGCAAAACCATGCTGTTCGACGCCCCGCTGCAAATGAAATTTCATGAAGCGTCTCGTCAGGGACGTGACTATGACATGAGCCAGATTTTCACCGGTACGCTGGTGGAAGCCGATCCGTTCCACGCGGTGACGCTGGTGGCGAACCATGACACCCAACCCCTTCAGGCGTTAGAGGCCCCGGTAGAATCCTGGTTTAAACCCCTCGCCTACGCGTTAATCCTGCTGCGCGAAAACGGTGTGCCCAGCGTGTTTTATCCCGATCTCTTTGGCGCAAACTATGAAGACACCGGCGGTGACGGCGAAACTTACCCTATTGAAATGCCGATTATCGAACAGCTGCACGAGCTGATTCTCGCCCGTCAACGTTTTGCCCATGGGGTGCAAACGCTCTATTTTGATCATCCAAACTGTATTGCGTTCAGCCGCAGCGGTACGGACGAAGAACCGGGCTGTGTGGTGGTGCTGTCGAACGGTGACGAGGGCGAAAAAGCGATCTGTCTGGGCGAGAATTACGGCAACAAGAGCTGGCGTGATTTTCTCGGCAATCGTGAAGAGACGGTCACCACCGCCGCAGATGGCGAAGGCACGTTTACCTGTAACGGCGGGAGCGTGAGTATTTGGGTCATGGAGGATGTGCTGTAA
- the fliD gene encoding flagellar hook-associated 2 domain-containing protein, which translates to MATISNLGVGLPGLSDLYDKLQAAEETKLTAIATQKTKYDAQITGYGKLQSALTNLQTAAAKLANTDTWNSTTVTSTNTAFAATTSTNANVGEFTVNVSKIAKGQVLTTAPGTIDSNTKQLGGTTADNTRTITITQAGADSKPMTVKLADGDTSLNGIAKAINAANGGVTASVIKSDTGDYRLMLSSKTTGTDSDMTVSVTGDDALNDVIGSAALNEQVKSQNAVVNVNGIDIVRQSNVINDAMPGVTLTLKAQSTADETLSVTRSTTDNKKAITDWVTAYNSLQSTIASLTKYEPPATGATAQSSSNGVLMGDSTIRGVQSDLRSLLTNVQSGSYAIMAQLGITQDPIKGADGAVGNLKIDDKKLTQVLADNPAGVQAYFVGDGKTTGFATQMNNKLTDMLSTSVGKEGVIQNAKDGINATLKSIGKRYEAMELTIDATMARYKKQFSDLDALVTKFNGTASYLTQQFSTKS; encoded by the coding sequence ATGGCGACTATCAGTAACCTCGGCGTCGGTTTGCCTGGGCTGTCAGACCTGTACGATAAGTTACAGGCTGCTGAAGAGACAAAATTAACGGCCATTGCTACGCAGAAAACCAAATACGATGCGCAGATTACGGGTTACGGTAAATTGCAAAGCGCCCTGACCAATCTGCAAACCGCTGCGGCTAAGCTGGCTAACACTGATACCTGGAACTCAACGACGGTTACCAGCACCAATACCGCGTTCGCTGCCACTACCTCAACAAATGCTAACGTTGGCGAGTTTACGGTTAACGTCAGCAAGATTGCTAAAGGCCAGGTTCTGACGACAGCGCCAGGCACCATTGATAGCAATACGAAACAGCTGGGCGGCACGACAGCGGATAACACCCGTACAATTACCATCACCCAGGCTGGCGCTGACAGCAAACCGATGACGGTGAAACTGGCAGACGGTGATACATCGCTGAATGGCATTGCGAAAGCGATTAACGCAGCCAACGGCGGCGTGACCGCAAGCGTAATCAAATCCGATACCGGTGATTATCGCTTGATGCTGTCCTCAAAAACCACCGGTACTGATTCGGATATGACCGTATCAGTGACGGGCGATGACGCGCTGAACGACGTGATTGGCAGTGCAGCCCTGAACGAGCAGGTCAAATCGCAAAATGCCGTTGTGAACGTTAACGGTATCGACATTGTCCGCCAGAGCAACGTGATCAACGACGCGATGCCAGGGGTGACCTTAACCCTGAAAGCACAGAGCACAGCAGATGAAACGCTTTCAGTAACGCGTTCCACCACGGATAATAAAAAAGCCATTACCGACTGGGTTACAGCCTATAACTCATTACAGTCAACCATTGCTTCTCTGACCAAATACGAACCGCCTGCGACGGGTGCTACCGCCCAGTCTTCCAGCAACGGCGTATTGATGGGTGACAGCACTATCAGGGGAGTACAGTCCGATCTGCGCTCTTTATTGACCAATGTCCAGAGTGGATCGTATGCCATTATGGCGCAGTTGGGCATCACCCAGGATCCTATCAAAGGCGCTGACGGCGCAGTTGGGAATTTGAAAATTGATGACAAGAAGCTGACCCAGGTGTTAGCAGATAACCCAGCTGGCGTGCAGGCTTACTTTGTTGGTGACGGCAAAACGACCGGTTTCGCGACCCAAATGAATAACAAACTGACCGATATGCTCAGCACCTCCGTCGGCAAAGAAGGGGTTATTCAAAATGCGAAAGATGGTATCAACGCGACACTGAAATCCATCGGCAAGCGTTATGAAGCGATGGAACTCACCATCGATGCCACGATGGCGCGTTACAAAAAACAATTTAGTGATTTAGATGCACTGGTCACCAAATTTAATGGTACCGCCAGCTATCTGACTCAACAGTTCAGCACGAAGTCGTAA
- the fliS_1 gene encoding flagellar protein FliS: MYSKSGVQAYQKVGVESAVLSASPHQLVVMLFDGVHSALVRARLFLEQGDIPAKGEALSKAINIIDNGLKAGAEHGCWGHASP; the protein is encoded by the coding sequence ATGTATAGCAAATCTGGTGTACAGGCCTATCAGAAGGTAGGTGTTGAATCTGCCGTCTTAAGTGCCAGCCCGCACCAGTTGGTTGTCATGCTATTCGACGGTGTCCATAGCGCGCTTGTTCGAGCGCGCCTGTTCCTTGAGCAGGGTGATATCCCTGCTAAAGGCGAAGCGCTCTCGAAAGCCATCAATATTATCGACAATGGACTTAAAGCTGGGGCTGAACATGGATGTTGGGGGCACGCTTCCCCATAA
- a CDS encoding Alpha-L-fucosidase, whose product MLDWGNKWEVAIENANSLDPENINPDDVTRYLSEMKEHLKELIEIFDPVLIWFDGAWAAFINDEVSQGIAKYLHCLSPDIIINDRIGNGYGDYATPEKSIPAGTSTGLWETCMTINNSWGYNSNDQNWKSTQTLLNELLDCASKGGNFLLNTGPTADGIIPQPCVDRLDQIGKWLSKWGQAVYQTRAGTLDVSYQPGCFCTVDKNNILYVTLTERSQDDQIRIDAPQVLPVRCYWLNNPSSSLTYTIIDGLMVFSLLEGPSDDLGIVLAMEFEELPQPKNYPDKALMKHATANNVWNNDIKEYGPQFMVDGNEATRWASSITPVIVEVDLGSVQTLTRIGFRQYETRINQFVIDAYIDDAWQPVITSSSPAAYYIGYLDTPIRATKIRLTINSVFDDNNSSIYTLFALNANETLLPVNIPINLAKGSSASATDVWYDKEDQYGPLFAIDGNQTTRWAANANPPLPIELTFNFIRETTFDLVLISEYLTSQETISRISNFSLEVFSEEHGWVEIFNGNDISVPFHYPI is encoded by the coding sequence TTGCTTGACTGGGGCAACAAATGGGAAGTAGCAATAGAAAATGCTAATTCTCTTGATCCTGAAAATATTAATCCAGATGATGTAACACGTTATCTGTCAGAAATGAAAGAACATCTGAAAGAACTTATTGAAATATTCGATCCGGTATTAATATGGTTTGATGGTGCATGGGCTGCCTTTATAAATGACGAAGTTTCCCAAGGGATTGCTAAATATCTTCATTGTCTTTCTCCTGACATTATTATAAACGACCGTATCGGAAATGGATATGGGGATTACGCAACGCCAGAAAAGAGCATCCCTGCCGGGACAAGTACTGGTTTGTGGGAAACATGTATGACTATTAATAATAGTTGGGGGTATAACAGTAACGATCAAAACTGGAAATCTACGCAAACTTTGCTGAATGAACTACTTGATTGTGCCAGCAAAGGTGGAAATTTTTTACTTAATACCGGGCCAACTGCAGACGGCATTATTCCTCAACCCTGTGTTGACAGGCTTGATCAAATAGGAAAATGGTTATCTAAATGGGGACAAGCCGTTTATCAAACTCGAGCCGGCACCCTTGATGTCTCATATCAGCCGGGATGTTTTTGTACAGTGGATAAAAACAACATCCTTTATGTGACGCTAACCGAAAGAAGCCAGGATGATCAAATCAGGATAGATGCACCTCAGGTATTGCCGGTTAGATGCTACTGGCTTAATAACCCCTCCTCTTCGTTAACGTATACCATTATTGATGGCTTGATGGTTTTCTCGTTGCTGGAAGGTCCTTCAGATGATTTAGGCATTGTTTTGGCAATGGAATTTGAAGAGCTTCCTCAGCCCAAAAACTATCCTGATAAAGCCCTGATGAAACATGCCACTGCCAATAATGTATGGAACAATGATATAAAAGAGTATGGGCCGCAATTTATGGTTGATGGTAATGAAGCAACTCGGTGGGCCTCAAGCATAACACCGGTTATCGTTGAAGTTGATTTGGGAAGTGTTCAAACACTTACAAGAATTGGGTTCAGGCAATATGAAACGAGAATTAATCAGTTCGTTATTGATGCTTATATCGACGATGCGTGGCAGCCAGTTATTACCTCCTCTTCTCCAGCAGCTTATTATATTGGATATCTTGATACTCCGATACGGGCAACTAAAATACGTTTAACAATTAATTCAGTATTTGATGATAACAATTCAAGTATATATACACTCTTTGCGTTGAATGCTAATGAAACACTTCTTCCCGTTAATATACCTATTAACTTAGCAAAAGGATCGTCCGCATCAGCCACTGATGTCTGGTATGATAAAGAAGATCAGTATGGTCCATTATTCGCTATTGACGGCAACCAGACAACCCGATGGGCTGCAAACGCTAATCCACCGTTACCCATTGAACTGACGTTTAACTTTATTAGAGAAACAACATTTGACTTAGTTTTAATTTCTGAGTATTTAACGAGCCAAGAAACCATTAGCCGCATTTCAAATTTCTCTCTGGAAGTTTTCAGTGAAGAACATGGTTGGGTTGAAATATTTAATGGTAATGATATATCAGTCCCATTTCATTACCCTATCTAA
- the fliS_2 gene encoding flagellar protein FliS, which yields MDLKLGLNMDVGGTLPHNLSALYDYMVRRLLHANLRNDVEAIVEVEALLLNISDAWKQINPGFPPTQDQF from the coding sequence ATGGACTTAAAGCTGGGGCTGAACATGGATGTTGGGGGCACGCTTCCCCATAATCTATCAGCACTTTACGACTATATGGTACGCCGTTTGTTGCACGCTAACCTGCGTAACGACGTTGAGGCTATCGTTGAAGTTGAAGCACTGCTGCTTAATATTTCCGACGCCTGGAAGCAAATCAATCCAGGTTTTCCTCCCACGCAGGATCAATTTTGA
- the yedD gene encoding protein YedD, with amino-acid sequence MKKIVMVGALMALTGCVQVDNYQDVVKHPVPAHLAGYWQSKGPQSKMVSPQAIATLVVTKEGDTLDCRQWQRVVAVPGKIMLRSDDFYNVTRKLDVYQLDREGNTLEYDGMELQRVDRPTVECAQYLTKNPLESTLP; translated from the coding sequence ATGAAAAAAATAGTGATGGTTGGCGCGCTGATGGCGTTGACCGGGTGTGTGCAGGTCGATAATTATCAGGATGTGGTTAAACATCCGGTCCCTGCACATCTGGCGGGCTATTGGCAGTCGAAAGGGCCGCAAAGCAAAATGGTGAGTCCGCAGGCGATCGCAACGCTTGTGGTGACAAAAGAGGGCGACACGCTGGATTGCCGTCAGTGGCAGCGGGTTGTCGCTGTGCCAGGTAAAATCATGCTGCGCTCAGATGATTTCTATAACGTCACGCGCAAACTGGATGTCTATCAGCTGGACCGCGAAGGCAATACCCTGGAATATGATGGTATGGAATTACAACGCGTCGACCGCCCAACGGTGGAATGTGCGCAATACCTGACTAAAAACCCGCTCGAAAGCACCTTGCCATAA
- the hag gene encoding flagellin domain-containing protein → MAVINTNLLSLTTQNNLNKSQSSLGTAIERLSSGLRINSSKDDAAGQAIANRMNSQIKGMTQAARNANDGISLVQTAEGNLNEINTNLQRIRELSVQAANDTNGSTDLDSINTEITQRLSEIDRIAGGANFNGKSLLNGAVSTALSIQVGAGVSTNDTISIDSTALINATSGTLSSTLSTKIADNSTAQAVISAADEAIGKIDEARSNMGAIQNRFESTINNLNNSITNLSAAQSRIQDADYATEVSNMSRAQILQQAGTSVLSQANQVPQAMLSLLR, encoded by the coding sequence ATGGCAGTTATCAATACTAACCTGTTGTCCCTGACTACTCAGAACAACCTGAACAAATCTCAGTCTTCCCTGGGTACCGCTATCGAGCGTCTGTCTTCTGGTCTGCGTATCAACAGCTCTAAAGATGATGCTGCTGGCCAGGCGATTGCTAACCGTATGAACTCCCAGATTAAAGGGATGACTCAGGCAGCACGTAACGCAAACGACGGTATCTCTCTGGTTCAGACTGCTGAAGGCAACCTGAACGAAATCAACACCAACTTACAGCGTATCCGTGAACTGTCTGTACAGGCAGCAAACGACACCAACGGTTCAACTGACCTGGATTCAATCAACACTGAAATCACTCAGCGTCTGTCTGAAATCGACCGTATCGCGGGTGGTGCTAACTTCAACGGCAAAAGCCTGCTGAACGGTGCGGTATCTACCGCTCTGAGCATTCAGGTTGGTGCTGGTGTTTCTACTAACGACACCATCTCTATCGACAGCACTGCGCTGATCAACGCAACTTCCGGTACTCTGAGCTCCACTCTGAGCACCAAAATTGCTGATAACTCTACTGCACAGGCTGTTATCTCTGCTGCTGACGAAGCTATCGGTAAAATCGACGAAGCTCGTTCAAACATGGGTGCGATTCAGAACCGTTTCGAATCTACCATCAACAACCTGAACAACTCTATCACTAACCTGTCTGCTGCTCAGTCCCGTATCCAGGACGCTGACTACGCTACCGAAGTTTCTAACATGTCTCGCGCGCAGATCCTGCAGCAGGCTGGTACTTCTGTACTGTCTCAGGCAAACCAGGTTCCTCAGGCGATGCTGTCCCTGCTGCGTTAA
- the fliE gene encoding flagellar hook-basal body protein FliE, whose amino-acid sequence MAIQGIEGVISQLQATAMTARNTSVADTQPEISFAGQLHAALDRISDTQNAARTQAEKFTLGEPGVALNDVMTDLQKSSVSLQMGIQVRNKLVTAYQEMMSMQV is encoded by the coding sequence ATGGCAATACAGGGCATTGAAGGGGTGATCAGTCAGTTGCAGGCAACGGCGATGACGGCCCGTAATACGAGCGTGGCGGACACACAGCCGGAAATCAGCTTTGCAGGACAACTTCACGCCGCGCTCGATCGCATCAGCGATACGCAAAACGCTGCGCGTACGCAGGCGGAGAAGTTCACTCTCGGCGAACCTGGCGTGGCGTTGAACGACGTGATGACCGATTTGCAGAAATCGTCTGTCTCTTTACAGATGGGCATTCAGGTACGAAATAAGCTGGTCACGGCGTATCAAGAAATGATGTCGATGCAGGTGTAG
- the fliT gene encoding flagellar biosynthesis protein FliT, whose translation MKDSSLSLKKWHALSALSNTMLSLAQSGKWDELIEQEVAYVSLVEKISVTPFPPDSKHIQEQAMVMLNNVLQNEMTLKILLQERMDELHGLMAQTGKQKNVNITYGRLSGNVLFPGEINQ comes from the coding sequence ATGAAAGACTCCAGCTTATCCCTAAAAAAGTGGCATGCACTTTCTGCACTGAGTAATACCATGCTGAGCCTTGCTCAATCCGGGAAATGGGATGAGCTTATTGAACAGGAGGTCGCCTACGTTTCGCTGGTAGAAAAGATCAGCGTTACCCCTTTCCCGCCTGACAGTAAGCATATACAGGAACAGGCGATGGTGATGCTGAACAATGTGCTGCAGAATGAAATGACGCTAAAAATTCTGCTGCAGGAGCGGATGGATGAACTGCACGGTCTGATGGCTCAGACCGGCAAGCAGAAAAATGTGAATATTACCTACGGAAGGCTTTCCGGTAACGTTTTGTTTCCCGGAGAGATCAATCAGTAA
- a CDS encoding Alpha-L-fucosidase, with protein MFILTSLLGFNGCLNWFVFCQYSNTEANEEKLRRMSWFTESKFGHMIHWGAYSVLARGEWVMNTEKIPKDEYIQQACIPFDPKNYDPDYWSDIILGAGQKYVTITTKHHDGFAMFNTNVKDFAPMMWLIQPALIGLF; from the coding sequence ATGTTTATTTTAACTTCCCTTCTGGGTTTTAATGGATGCCTCAATTGGTTCGTTTTTTGTCAATACTCAAATACTGAAGCAAATGAAGAAAAACTCAGGAGAATGAGTTGGTTTACAGAATCTAAATTTGGACACATGATACATTGGGGAGCGTATTCTGTGCTAGCCAGGGGCGAATGGGTAATGAATACGGAAAAAATCCCCAAAGATGAATATATACAGCAAGCATGCATTCCATTCGATCCAAAAAATTACGATCCTGATTACTGGTCGGATATTATCCTTGGCGCTGGGCAAAAATACGTTACCATAACAACAAAGCATCATGACGGCTTTGCCATGTTTAATACTAATGTGAAAGATTTCGCACCTATGATGTGGTTAATACAGCCAGCGCTCATCGGTCTGTTTTAA
- a CDS encoding methyltransferase type 12 translates to MTRVYSASRHTPVAFHAAASLYLADAVIPAEARILELGCGQGESLIANALAWPASVAIGVDIHEDDIARGQQQIAQYALANIELHHAGLADLLASDLGEFDYIILRGLFSLMGGDERTALLAWCQTHLSAQGMMAIHWQVLPGAHDAKTLQDSLSFHASGAEGIDAQLDSARGMLSYLAMTLPEGGLKNQVTDAEQSSDLTLAFRYLGNINQADYFTDFHQQITDAGFSYIGDAVPQSEVANTFGIQTGQMHALISGGSSREKSQQYLDFAVNRRERFSLLSHAGAHDAATTPDLKSVEHLHWAGCFKRQINHFGVAANGHIGLDGTPLKTENKTTLQILDVLTEVWPLSLSFEQLLFHCRFPEDTASDTRAELVASLQDLLGNTINGLMISAVPSPYNDAIDTVLRPIVPVTEEAFAEQDFITLGNYWGQTVTLSREEWVFATDEIKNSDESSWLLFCALRDKGLLTGSTAAWRAGFQRFMKSDNVAIIKQVYTALLIFSCERKYGGFPLKIDLKPISVEDNQQYDSVYDEVNALIRQGRNKEGRERLESLLEADPDNVHLLRCQARSSLLMGAWKSSLQLSSRLLGQFSMHWDSYFDLATALFKTNDLLQARQLLRALLRINDKNANCWNLLACIYHERREMAVAEKCARQAIRLRADVPYFLSIIGIILSDNQKMADARYFLQKALTLKSYDFDTFTSLLFVLTHDASVTPAELFAAHQDYGRQLNEWCAAQQVNIRYFGNKDPNRKLRVGFVSGDLRIHPVSNFFLPFWDNLNRDRFDVIAYHTIDKSDAVRDHYDQTATLSRLVTELSAAEVAKQIAEDQIDILIDLSGHTTGTRLPVFGFKPAPIQMTWIGYPGTTGLEQMDYRITTPGLGKPGEMDDQYTEKLLYMPLRSFFAPSELSPDVNPLPALSNGYFTYGSFNRSKKLNNEVFAVWAQIMARNPTAKLLIGFMDDDEMIARYRKKLCALGVLDSQLIFRKTTGLENYLRMHHEVDILLDSFPYTGGTTTSHAVWMGVPTLSIAGGTTSSRQGVEIMHIYGLQKFVATSQQDYVEKAVAWQSNLEELNGWRQRMRQQMPLKQDGFDVAAPLEKALRQAWQIYCAGQPAQSFTVEE, encoded by the coding sequence GTGACACGCGTTTACTCTGCCTCTCGTCATACGCCAGTTGCTTTTCATGCGGCGGCCTCGCTTTATCTCGCTGATGCGGTTATTCCCGCAGAGGCGCGTATTCTGGAGCTGGGATGCGGGCAGGGTGAATCCTTGATTGCCAACGCGCTGGCCTGGCCCGCAAGCGTGGCGATTGGCGTCGATATTCATGAAGACGACATCGCTCGCGGTCAACAGCAGATCGCGCAGTATGCGCTGGCGAACATTGAGCTGCATCATGCCGGGCTTGCCGATCTGCTGGCCTCCGATTTGGGTGAATTTGATTACATCATCCTGCGCGGGCTGTTTTCTCTGATGGGAGGCGACGAGCGCACAGCGCTGCTGGCCTGGTGCCAGACGCACCTTTCCGCACAGGGCATGATGGCGATTCACTGGCAGGTACTGCCGGGCGCGCACGATGCGAAAACGCTGCAGGACTCGCTCAGCTTCCACGCCAGCGGCGCAGAGGGTATCGACGCTCAGCTGGATTCCGCGCGCGGGATGCTCAGCTATCTGGCGATGACGCTGCCCGAAGGCGGCCTGAAAAATCAGGTCACTGACGCAGAGCAAAGCAGCGATCTGACGCTCGCGTTCCGCTATCTCGGCAATATCAATCAGGCCGATTATTTCACCGATTTCCATCAGCAAATCACCGATGCGGGCTTTAGCTATATTGGCGATGCCGTTCCTCAATCTGAAGTGGCGAACACGTTCGGCATCCAGACAGGGCAGATGCATGCCCTGATTAGCGGCGGCAGCTCACGTGAGAAAAGCCAGCAGTATCTTGATTTTGCCGTCAACCGCCGCGAACGTTTTAGCCTGCTCTCGCATGCTGGAGCGCACGACGCTGCGACTACGCCAGACCTGAAATCGGTTGAGCATTTGCACTGGGCAGGCTGCTTTAAGCGTCAGATCAACCACTTTGGCGTAGCGGCGAACGGACATATCGGGCTGGATGGCACACCGCTGAAAACGGAAAACAAAACCACGCTACAAATCCTGGATGTCCTGACGGAAGTCTGGCCGTTGAGTTTGAGCTTCGAGCAGCTGCTTTTCCACTGTCGCTTCCCGGAAGATACGGCCAGCGACACCCGCGCTGAGCTGGTCGCCTCGCTGCAGGATCTGCTGGGGAACACCATCAATGGCCTCATGATCAGCGCCGTTCCTTCGCCTTATAACGACGCCATTGACACCGTTTTGCGGCCCATTGTGCCCGTGACGGAAGAGGCGTTTGCAGAGCAGGATTTCATCACTCTCGGTAATTACTGGGGGCAAACCGTAACGCTTAGCCGCGAAGAGTGGGTCTTTGCCACGGATGAGATAAAAAACAGCGATGAATCAAGCTGGCTGCTGTTTTGCGCGCTGCGTGACAAAGGCCTGCTGACCGGTTCGACCGCTGCGTGGCGTGCCGGTTTCCAGCGATTTATGAAGTCCGACAATGTGGCAATCATTAAGCAGGTTTATACCGCACTGCTGATCTTCAGCTGTGAACGTAAATACGGTGGTTTCCCGCTCAAAATAGATCTCAAGCCGATATCGGTCGAAGACAATCAACAGTACGACAGCGTGTACGATGAAGTTAACGCGCTTATCAGGCAAGGGCGTAATAAAGAGGGGCGTGAACGGCTGGAGAGTTTGCTCGAAGCCGATCCGGACAACGTTCATCTGCTGCGCTGTCAGGCGCGGTCAAGCCTGCTAATGGGCGCGTGGAAATCGTCGCTACAGCTGAGTAGCCGTCTGCTGGGCCAGTTTTCCATGCACTGGGATAGCTATTTCGATCTGGCAACTGCGCTGTTTAAAACCAACGATCTTCTGCAGGCTCGCCAGTTACTGCGGGCATTACTGCGCATTAACGATAAAAATGCCAACTGCTGGAACCTGCTCGCGTGTATCTACCACGAACGTCGGGAAATGGCGGTCGCTGAGAAATGTGCCCGGCAGGCCATTCGTCTGCGGGCAGACGTGCCGTATTTCCTGAGCATCATAGGCATCATCCTCAGCGATAACCAAAAAATGGCTGATGCGCGCTATTTCCTGCAAAAAGCACTGACGTTGAAAAGTTATGATTTTGATACCTTTACCAGCCTGCTGTTTGTGTTGACGCATGATGCCAGCGTAACGCCCGCCGAGCTGTTTGCTGCCCATCAGGATTATGGCCGTCAGCTGAATGAATGGTGTGCTGCACAGCAGGTGAACATCCGCTATTTCGGCAATAAAGACCCCAACCGTAAGCTGCGTGTCGGGTTCGTCTCGGGTGACCTGCGCATTCATCCGGTCAGCAATTTCTTCCTGCCATTCTGGGATAACCTGAACCGCGATCGGTTTGATGTCATTGCTTACCACACCATCGATAAAAGTGATGCGGTCAGAGACCATTACGATCAAACCGCTACCCTGAGCCGCCTGGTGACTGAACTTAGCGCCGCCGAAGTGGCGAAGCAAATCGCCGAGGATCAGATTGATATTCTGATTGACCTGTCTGGCCACACCACGGGCACCCGTCTGCCGGTGTTTGGTTTTAAACCTGCGCCCATTCAGATGACCTGGATTGGTTATCCCGGCACCACCGGTCTTGAGCAGATGGATTACCGTATCACCACGCCAGGGCTTGGCAAACCGGGTGAAATGGACGATCAGTACACGGAAAAATTGCTCTACATGCCGCTGCGCAGTTTCTTTGCACCCAGTGAGCTTAGCCCTGACGTCAACCCGCTACCGGCGTTGAGCAATGGCTATTTCACCTATGGCAGCTTCAACCGTTCCAAAAAACTCAACAATGAGGTTTTCGCCGTGTGGGCGCAAATCATGGCGCGTAATCCGACGGCCAAATTGCTCATTGGCTTTATGGACGACGACGAAATGATTGCCCGCTATCGCAAAAAACTGTGTGCGCTCGGGGTGCTGGATTCACAGCTGATTTTCCGTAAAACGACCGGGCTTGAAAATTATCTGCGTATGCACCACGAGGTGGATATTTTGCTCGACTCCTTCCCTTACACCGGTGGCACGACCACAAGCCATGCCGTCTGGATGGGGGTGCCCACGCTGAGCATTGCGGGCGGAACAACGTCTTCCCGACAGGGCGTGGAAATCATGCATATCTACGGCCTACAAAAGTTTGTCGCCACCAGCCAGCAGGATTACGTCGAGAAAGCCGTCGCGTGGCAAAGCAACCTCGAAGAACTCAACGGCTGGCGACAGAGAATGCGCCAGCAAATGCCGCTCAAGCAGGATGGATTTGACGTCGCAGCACCGCTGGAAAAGGCGCTGCGTCAGGCGTGGCAGATATATTGTGCCGGGCAACCAGCGCAAAGTTTTACGGTAGAAGAGTAG